The segment AGATCGTCGCGGGCGACTGGTCGACGCTCGAGCAGTACGCCCCGTTCTCGTTGCTGTTCGTCGACGTGCGCGAGGTCATGGAGCAGATCGACGTGCTGGCCGACCTGATGCAGCCCGGCGGCATCGTGGTGCTCGACGACTTCGTGCCATCGGTCCACTGGCCACCGATCGTCGACGGTCAGGTCGACGTGGTGCGCGAGCAGTGGCTGACCGACGACCGGTTCGCCGCGGTCGAGCTGCTCATCGACGAGGGCGCGTCCCTCGTCATCGCGACACGTCGTTGACCGGTTCCGGACCAGGCGCCGAGGCGCCGGGCCGCTCGGGCCGGCGCACCTGCGTGAGCGGCAGGAACAGCTGCACCACGGGACCGATCGCGAGCGCGTAGAGCACGGTGCCGACGCCCACGGTGCCCCCGAGGACGAACCCGACCACGAGCACCGTGACCTCGAGGCTGGTCCGCACGAGCCGCACGCTGCGACCGGTGCGCCGCACGATCCCGGTCCAGAGTCCGTCGCGCGGCCCGGTCCCGAGGTCCGCCCCGATGTAGAGGGCCCCGGCGATCCCGTTGCCCACCACGCCGACGAGGAGGAAGCCGACCTGGACGCCGAGCGTGTCGGGCGTCGGGAGCAGGGCGAGCGTGACGTCGACGGCGATGCCGATCAGCACCACGTTGAGCACCGTGCCGATGCCGGGGCGCTGACGCAGCGGGACCCACAGGAGCAGCAGCACCGCACCCACCAGGATCACCACCTGGCCGAACGTGAGGGGCAGGTGATGCGTCAGCCCTTCGTGGAACACGTCCCAGGGGTCGAGGCCGAGACCGGACTCCACCAGCAGGGCCATGGTGGCCCCGTAGAGCCACAGACCGATCAC is part of the Aeromicrobium sp. Leaf245 genome and harbors:
- a CDS encoding YitT family protein — protein: MATVNLARALRGRRMTRRMVQLVIGLWLYGATMALLVESGLGLDPWDVFHEGLTHHLPLTFGQVVILVGAVLLLLWVPLRQRPGIGTVLNVVLIGIAVDVTLALLPTPDTLGVQVGFLLVGVVGNGIAGALYIGADLGTGPRDGLWTGIVRRTGRSVRLVRTSLEVTVLVVGFVLGGTVGVGTVLYALAIGPVVQLFLPLTQVRRPERPGASAPGPEPVNDVSR
- a CDS encoding O-methyltransferase — its product is MSAPSQIPDLVARSLDLARQRGFITSTRHETGRLLAALAASREGTLAELGTGTGVGSAWLSSGAPKAARIVSAELDPSLAGDVQKIFADVDNVEIVAGDWSTLEQYAPFSLLFVDVREVMEQIDVLADLMQPGGIVVLDDFVPSVHWPPIVDGQVDVVREQWLTDDRFAAVELLIDEGASLVIATRR